A stretch of Lathyrus oleraceus cultivar Zhongwan6 chromosome 6, CAAS_Psat_ZW6_1.0, whole genome shotgun sequence DNA encodes these proteins:
- the LOC127096016 gene encoding uncharacterized protein LOC127096016, producing MGGSKASSTSEVGNGLPRCGCNETMKLLVSKSIENPGRKFWKCRNYMNGCGLFLWDDLVSEFAVKETNPSGCRQCEVNKAYLIEFAKEIVEEIDCRVGKLNKLEKLKKKIAMEKRKNLWLMFVIGLSWMLIAAMVKLV from the exons ATGGGTGGCAGCAAGGCATCTTCCACGAGTGAAGTTGGAAACGGCTTACCAAGATGTGGATGCAATGAAACCATGAAGTTGTTGGTCTCCAAGTCAATTGAAAACCCCGGTCGCAAATTTTGGAAATGCAGGAATTATATG AATGGGTGCGGTTTATTTTTGTGGGATGATTTGGTCAGTGAGTTTGCAGTGAAAGAAACCAATCCGTCCGGATGCCGCCAATGTGAAGTCAACAAGGcttatttgattgaatttgcTAAAGAGATTGTTGAGGAGATAGATTGCAGAGTCGGAAAGCTTAACAAGTTAGAAAAACTGAAGAAAAAGATTGCAATGGAAAAGAGGAAAAATTTATGGTTAATGTTTGTAATTGGTCTGTCATGGATGTTGATAGCAGCTATGGTTAAGTTAGTCTAA
- the LOC127096015 gene encoding uncharacterized protein LOC127096015, with product MEDIGQDRRYVFISDQQKGLVAVFEELSDTIEHRLCLRHLYANFKKRFGGGALIRDLMMGAAKATYYQAWVQKMNELKNADPNAWTWLMVVPTKSWCKHAFSFYPKCDTLMNNISESFNATILAARDKPILTMCEWIRKYLMNRLSTSASKLENWPHKVMPIPRRRLDNEVFNSGHWLPTWSIAETFQVTHSYNTHEFIVDIAKRSCSCNFWELVGIPCRHAVAALSYRKQNPDEFVDACYTREKFALCYGFSVSPINGQDMWPEVEMEPPLPPAYKNGPGRPKKIRIRESGEDGARKRRSGVAYKCTKCDNFGHNAMTCKATTQDPNALKRKRKPKKGHVPTATDMPTANDMPTASDMPAPTATDMTVPTNVPVPTDPQPPTDMPVPTIMSQTGSSVAASITKQSRKRVEKKPIIKRRQSERIKLSWFKRPITGEGISSDKPITLPENEDIPTSK from the exons GGACTTGTGGCTGTATTTGAAGAATTGTCTGATACTATTGAGCATAGATTATGTCTTAGGCACTTGTATGCTAATTTCAAGAAAAGGTTTGGTGGAGGAGCCCTTATTAGAGATTTAATGATGGGAGCTGCTAAAGCCACATACTATCAGGCATGGGTCCAAAAGATGAATGAATTGAAGAATGCAGATCCCAATGCTTGGACTTGGTTGATGGTTGTTCCTACCAAAAGCTGGTGTAAGCATGCCTTTTCTTTTTACCCTAAATGTGATACATTGATGAATAATATCTCAGAGTCTTTTAATGCTACCATTCTAGCTGCTAGGGACAAACCTATACTCACAATGTGTGAGTGGATAAGAAAATATCTGATGAATAGGTTATCCACCTCTGCAAGTAAACTAGAAAATTGGCCACATAAGGTGATGCCAATACCTAGGAGAAGGTTAGATAATGAGGTGTTCAATAGTGGTCATTGGTTGCCAACATGGTCAATTGCTGAGACTTTTCAGGTTACACATAGTTACAACACACATGAATTTATTGTTGACATTGCTAAAAGGTCATGTAGTTGTAATTTTTGGGAATTAGTAGGAATTCCATGTAGGCATGCTGTAGCTGCTCTGAGTTATAGAAAGCAAAACCCTGATGAATTTGTTGATGCTTGTTACACAAGAGAAAAGTTTGCACTATGTTATGGATTTTCAGTAAGTCCAATCAATGGTCAAGATATGTGGCCAGAAGTTGAGATGGAACCACCTCTACCACCTGCATATAAAAATGGTCCTGGTAGACCTAAGAAGATTAGGATAAGAGAAAGTGGAGAGGATGGTGCAAGGAAGAGAAGATCTGGTGTTGCATATAAGTGCACCAAATGTGATAATTTTGGTCACAATGCTATGACTTGTAAGGCTACCACTCAGGATCCCAATGCACTTAAAAGAAAG AGAAAACCTAAAAAAGGACATGTGCCAACTGCAACTGATATGCCAACTGCAAATGATATGCCAACTGCATCTGATATGCCTGCCCCAACTGCAACTGATATGACTGTTCCAACAAATGTGCCTGTTCCAACTGATCCACAGCCTCCAACTGATATGCCTGTTCCAACTATTATGAGTCAAACAGGATCTAGTGTGGCTGCCTCAATCACAAAACAATCCAGAAAAAGGGTTGAAAAAAAACCTATCATCAAAAGAAGGCAAAGTGAGAGGATCAAGTTGAGTTGGTTTAAAAGACCCATAACAGGTGAAGGAATATCTAGTGACAAACCAATTACCCTACCAGAAAATGAAGACATACCCACTTCAAAATGA